In Montipora capricornis isolate CH-2021 chromosome 4, ASM3666992v2, whole genome shotgun sequence, a single genomic region encodes these proteins:
- the LOC138046030 gene encoding cation channel sperm-associated protein 1-like, which yields MAINHACMNHQSMNHDGMSHDGMNYDGSMDHDGSMNHHDMSHHGMNHDGSMNHHDMSLHGMNHDGSMNHHCMNHDGRNHACMNHHSMNHDGINHRDMNHDGMNYDGSMDHDGSMNHHGMNHHDMSHHGMNHDGRMNHHCMNHRDMSHAGMNHDGSMNHDCMNHHFMNHRDMSHHGMNHDGSMNHHSINHSDMNHDGMTTMNHYGINHHSMNDCSAGTKRQKC from the coding sequence ATGGCAATAAACCACGCTTGCATGAACCACCAAAGCATGAACCACGATGGCATGAGCCACGATGGCATGAACTACGATGGCAGTATGGACCACGATGGCAGCATGAACCACCATGACATGAGCCACCATGGCATGAACCACGATGGCAGCATGAACCACCATGACATGAGCCTCCATGGCATGAACCACGATGGCAGCATGAACCACCATTGCATGAACCACGATGGCAGGAACCACGCTTGCATGAACCACCATAGCATGAACCACGATGGCATAAACCACCGTGACATGAACCACGATGGCATGAACTACGATGGCAGTATGGACCACGATGGCAGCATGAACCACCATGGCATGAACCACCATGACATGAGCCACCATGGCATGAACCACGATGGCAGGATGAACCACCATTGCATGAACCACCGTGACATGAGCCACGCTGGCATGAACCACGATGGCAGCATGAACCACGATTGCATGAACCACCATTTCATGAACCACCGTGACATGAGCCACCATGGTATGAACCACGATGGCAGCATGAACCACCATAGCATCAACCACAGTGACATGAACCACGATGGTATGACTACGATGAACCACTATGGCATTAACCACCATAGCATGAACGATTGTTCGGCCGGAACGAAGCGCCAGAAATgctag